The following proteins come from a genomic window of Pocillopora verrucosa isolate sample1 chromosome 6, ASM3666991v2, whole genome shotgun sequence:
- the LOC131792265 gene encoding uncharacterized protein isoform X2, producing the protein MGLCSSIRGKRTFINQKVSVEHSTGNRAELLGTPMNERSNAGDFNSFLELQNGATKIAKQWFEKASALSTENHDLKKQIQSLRQRIGDDSEMDHRCYQSSSEDITSRNKRSDVVKKFKRMDGAPRKQAIEAFGKSDNRSDLWYRKDVTCRIFVVAYDVAKSTKSAFAQSVLPKFFQCAPSLGVIHQTKGSNSPEKTLTELKKFRDQWRKEDPLLPYLDDNILLKMKNFIAECVQISWRMVNQLPPIKITQANKVHGERFEEFFEMEEEEVTERASTVTICVWPALTDSEGDEVFAKGKAAIIPRPLTHKFV; encoded by the exons ATGGGATTGTGTTCCTCGATACGAGGTAAAAGGACGTTTATTAATCAAAAAGTAAGCGTCGAACATTCTACTGGGAATCGCGCCGAGCTATTAGGCACACCGATGAACGAGAGATCCAACGCAGGTGACTTCAACTCCTTCCTGGAGCTCCAAAATGGCGCGACGAAGATCGCGAAGCAGTGGTTTGAGAAGGCGAGCGCACTGTCAACAGAGAATCATGACCTGAAAAAGCAAATCCAAAGTTTGCGACAAAG GATTGGCGACGACTCAGAAATGGATCATCGTTGTTACCAGAGCAGTTCTGAGGACATTACAAGTAGAAACAAGCGAAGTGATGTtgtaaaaaagttcaaaagaaTGGATGGTGCTCCACGCAAGCAAGCGATCGAGGCATTCGGAAAATCGGATAACAGGAGTGACCTCTGGTACAGAAAGGATGTGACATGCCGTATATTTGTG GTGGCATATGATGTTGCAAAATCCACAAAATCTGCATTCGCCCAAAGTGTTTTGCCGAAATTTTTCCAATGCGCACCATCCTTAGGAGTTATTCACCAAACGAAAGGATCTAATTCCCCAGAG AAAACGCTTACAGAGTTGAAGAAATTTCGTGATCAGTGGAGAAAAGAAGATCCTTTGCTGCCTTATTTAGACgacaatattttattaaaaatgaagaatttcatCGCAGAATGCGTACAAATTTCCTGGAGAATGGTAAACCAGCTTCCACCAATAAAGATTACACAAGCAAATAAAGTGCATGGCGAGAGATTTGAGGAATTCTTTGAAATGGAGGAAGAAGAGGTTACAGAGAGGGCGTCAACCGTTACCATTTGTGTCTGGCCGGCTCTAACTGACTCCGAGGGCGACGAGGTGTTTGCCAAAGGAAAGGCGGCTATAATTCCAAGACCCCTAACACATAAGTTCGTTTGA
- the LOC131792266 gene encoding heat shock 70 kDa protein 12A-like, translating into MASQTPVQRDVIIAIDFGTTYSGFGYVFLNASQNHIYVFQKWGRGQGMGYGKTPTALLLTEKGEFHKFGHAAVETYGKQAMSKKDCKKLLYFDKFKLLLHSKKDLNERTEVKARNGKKWLALDVFAKCLEYLKKTATDVVNERHLRSEKDNPNTEVMYKPEQIQWVITIPAIWRISAKEFMRKAAYKAGIAGPEDPDQLILALEPEAASYYCRKLPFDMFKGQKGKELVKDTLDMEKVPYMVVDNGGGTLDITVHEVNAGDGHIIEKHCPSGGTFGGIHVDQEFEQLMIKAFGDDFIKTFQEEFPSDWQVIMNRFEEQKRAEEEVDNDEISIALPLNFIKSCHHDIEEDDDAINERIRRSCPDDVSVSSDYLNITMGMLGNLHRPIVTKIAGQMKSLLAKQSLQDVKTIFLVGGFSEAQFLRREISRCFPDKRILIPPDPQLAIIRGAVEFAQEPSLLRARVMGKTYGLNTCIVFDPEKHPLEKRFVSREKVYCRDIFKTLAKKGERIDIDEKRTYNFFPINPDSTAFSFKFYSTDEDEADFISDPGVVSENVEILIPSPNTAKGCDRELRVEVKFGGTETNVQVIDVESGNVKMVCLQLVSTSLVHSRFY; encoded by the exons ATGGCTTCTCAAACCCCAGTTCAAAGAGATGTCATAATTGCGATCGACTTCGGCACTACTTACAGTGGATTTGGATACGTTTTCCTGAACGCATCTCAAAATCATATCTACGTGTTTCAAAAGTGGGGAAGAGGACAAGGAATGGGCTACGGAAAAACACCAACAGCTCTCCTCCTCACCGAGAAAGGCGAATTCCATAAGTTTGGACATGCTGCAGTAGAGACGTACGGGAAACAAGCGATGTCAAAGAAGGATTGTAAAAAGCTTTTGTATTTCGATAAATTCAAACTTCTGCTCCATTCCAAAAAG GACCTAAATGAGAGAACAGAGGTAAAGGCCAGGAATGGGAAAAAGTGGCTTGCCTTGGATGTGTTTGCAAAGTGCCTTGAGTACCTGAAGAAAACTGCGACAGATGTCGTTAACGAACGGCATCTCCGGTCAGAAAAGGACAATCCCAACACAGAAGTTATGTACAAACCCGAACAGATCCAATGGGTGATAACAATTCCAGCAATATGGCGAATTTCTGCCAAGGAATTCATGAGAAAAGCTGCTTATAAG GCTGGGATTGCAGGCCCGGAGGATCCTGACCAACTCATCCTTGCCCTTGAACCTGAAGCCGCTTCGTACTATTGTAGAAAGTTGCCTTTCGATATGTTTAAGGGACAAAAGGGGAAAGAGCTGGTGAAGGACACTTTGGACATGGAAAAAGTTCCATACATGGTGGTGGATAATGGAG GAGGAACTTTAGATATCACCGTTCACGAAGTTAATGCTGGTGACGGACATATTATTGAAAAACACTGTCCCTCTGGCGGTACCTTTGGTGGCATTCATGTTGACCAAGAATTTGAGCAACTGATGATAAAAGCATTTGGAGACGacttcatcaaaacatttcaagaagaATTCCCGAGTGACTGGCAAGTCATAATGAACCGCTTTGAGGAACAGAAGAGGGCAGAAGAGGAAGTGGACAACGATGAAATTAGTATCGCTCTCCCTTTAAACTTTATAAAGTCTTGTCATCATGACAttgaagaagatgatgatgcTATCAATGAGCGAATTCGGCGATCTTGCCCTGACGATGTGAGTGTTAGCAGCGACTATTTGAACATAACCATGGGAATGCTTGGCAACCTGCATCGTCCAATTGTGACCAAGATTGCGGGGCAGATGAAAAGCTTGCTCGCTAAGCAAAGTCTTCAAGATGTAAAGACAATTTTTCTCGTCGGTGGTTTTTCTGAAGCTCAGTTTTTAAGGAGGGAAATTTCCCGCTGCTTTCCTGACAAACGCATTCTTATACCACCAGATCCCCAACTCGCCATTATTCGTGGTGCTGTAGAGTTTGCCCAAGAACCGAGTTTACTTCGAGCCAGGGTCATGGGTAAGACATATGGTTTAAATACCTGTATTGTGTTCGATCCTGAAAAACATCCGCTCGAGAAACGATTTGTTAGTCGAGAGAAAGTGTACTGTCGTGACATTTTTAAAACCCTAGCCAAGAAAGGGGAACGAATAGACATTGACGAGAAAAGAAcgtacaatttttttcccatcaaTCCGGATTCGACggcattttctttcaagttctaCAGCACAGACGAAGATGAAGCTGACTTTATCTCCGATCCCGGAGTGGTAAGTGAAAACGTCGAAATTTTAATTCCCAGTCCTAATACTGCTAAGGGATGTGACCGAGAATTAAGGGTGGAAGTAAAGTTTGGTGGCACGGAAACCAACGTTCAGGTCATCGATGTCGAGTCAGGTAATGTTAAAATGGTATGTCTTCAACTCGTTTCCACATCTTTGGTTCACTCCCGTTTCTATTAG
- the LOC131792265 gene encoding uncharacterized protein isoform X1 gives MGLCSSIRGKRTFINQKVSVEHSTGNRAELLGTPMNERSNAGDFNSFLELQNGATKIAKQWFEKASALSTENHDLKKQIQSLRQRIGDDSEMDHRCYQSSSEDITSRNKRSDVVKKFKRMDGAPRKQAIEAFGKSDNRSDLWYRKDVTCRIFVVAYDVAKSTKSAFAQSVLPKFFQCAPSLGVIHQTKGSNSPEASELFEKYMQESISGEMDSLFLGESFQVACSSVLKEMAVSCDLTALEEKTLTELKKFRDQWRKEDPLLPYLDDNILLKMKNFIAECVQISWRMVNQLPPIKITQANKVHGERFEEFFEMEEEEVTERASTVTICVWPALTDSEGDEVFAKGKAAIIPRPLTHKFV, from the exons ATGGGATTGTGTTCCTCGATACGAGGTAAAAGGACGTTTATTAATCAAAAAGTAAGCGTCGAACATTCTACTGGGAATCGCGCCGAGCTATTAGGCACACCGATGAACGAGAGATCCAACGCAGGTGACTTCAACTCCTTCCTGGAGCTCCAAAATGGCGCGACGAAGATCGCGAAGCAGTGGTTTGAGAAGGCGAGCGCACTGTCAACAGAGAATCATGACCTGAAAAAGCAAATCCAAAGTTTGCGACAAAG GATTGGCGACGACTCAGAAATGGATCATCGTTGTTACCAGAGCAGTTCTGAGGACATTACAAGTAGAAACAAGCGAAGTGATGTtgtaaaaaagttcaaaagaaTGGATGGTGCTCCACGCAAGCAAGCGATCGAGGCATTCGGAAAATCGGATAACAGGAGTGACCTCTGGTACAGAAAGGATGTGACATGCCGTATATTTGTG GTGGCATATGATGTTGCAAAATCCACAAAATCTGCATTCGCCCAAAGTGTTTTGCCGAAATTTTTCCAATGCGCACCATCCTTAGGAGTTATTCACCAAACGAAAGGATCTAATTCCCCAGAG GCATCAGAGCTTTTTGAGAAGTATATGCAGGAATCTATCTCAGGGGAAATGGACTCCCTATTTTTAGGGGAGTCCTTCCAAGTCGCTTGCTCTTCTGTACTTAAGGAAATGGCAGTCAGCTGTGACTTAACAGCTCTGGAAGAG AAAACGCTTACAGAGTTGAAGAAATTTCGTGATCAGTGGAGAAAAGAAGATCCTTTGCTGCCTTATTTAGACgacaatattttattaaaaatgaagaatttcatCGCAGAATGCGTACAAATTTCCTGGAGAATGGTAAACCAGCTTCCACCAATAAAGATTACACAAGCAAATAAAGTGCATGGCGAGAGATTTGAGGAATTCTTTGAAATGGAGGAAGAAGAGGTTACAGAGAGGGCGTCAACCGTTACCATTTGTGTCTGGCCGGCTCTAACTGACTCCGAGGGCGACGAGGTGTTTGCCAAAGGAAAGGCGGCTATAATTCCAAGACCCCTAACACATAAGTTCGTTTGA